A DNA window from Actinomadura luzonensis contains the following coding sequences:
- a CDS encoding alpha/beta hydrolase family protein, with protein sequence MIRARRTPTALLLAAAALTASAAAAVPATAVVADVRFAIPRPTGLYHVGRDTLHLVDTGRPDPWVPTTARELMVSLYYPARTGGSPAPYMTVDEARALLQGQRLDTVLEPEQLAGVTTNARQNARPIGGRHPLVMLSPGFSLNRATLTTLAEDLASRGYVVALVDHAHESFGTTFPGGRTLTCLACETIENAPTDQAEKELLGKAATVRAADLSFVIDQLTRRSAPAWKHSRLIDPRRIGAAGHSLGGNAAASVMAADRRVRAGADLDGSFFAPVPPGGLGERPFLMLGTKAQHSPGSADTTWSRDWPRLNGWKRWLTVADAGHFTFIDLPVLGAQAGITDPSAPLPGKRSGEITTAYVGAFFDQHLRDRPQPLLDGPSTANPEVTFHNP encoded by the coding sequence ATGATCAGAGCTCGACGCACCCCCACAGCCCTCCTCCTCGCCGCCGCCGCCCTCACCGCGTCCGCCGCGGCCGCCGTCCCCGCCACCGCTGTCGTCGCCGATGTGCGGTTCGCGATCCCGCGCCCCACCGGCCTGTACCACGTCGGGCGCGACACCCTCCACCTCGTCGACACCGGCCGCCCCGACCCCTGGGTCCCCACGACCGCACGCGAGCTGATGGTCTCCCTGTACTACCCGGCCCGCACCGGCGGGAGCCCCGCCCCGTACATGACCGTCGACGAAGCCCGCGCTCTCCTCCAAGGACAACGGCTCGACACCGTCCTGGAGCCCGAACAACTCGCCGGCGTCACCACCAACGCCCGCCAAAACGCCCGCCCCATCGGCGGCCGGCACCCCCTCGTGATGCTCTCCCCCGGCTTCAGCCTCAACCGCGCCACCCTCACCACCCTCGCCGAGGACCTCGCCTCCAGGGGCTACGTCGTCGCCCTGGTGGACCACGCCCACGAATCGTTCGGCACGACGTTCCCCGGCGGCCGCACCCTCACCTGCCTGGCCTGCGAGACGATCGAGAACGCCCCCACCGACCAGGCGGAGAAGGAACTCCTCGGCAAGGCCGCCACCGTCCGGGCCGCCGACCTGTCCTTCGTCATCGACCAGCTCACCCGCCGATCCGCACCCGCCTGGAAACACTCCCGCCTGATCGACCCGCGCCGCATCGGCGCCGCCGGACACTCCCTCGGCGGCAACGCCGCGGCGAGCGTCATGGCCGCCGACCGGCGCGTCCGCGCCGGAGCCGACCTGGACGGCTCGTTCTTCGCCCCGGTCCCGCCCGGCGGGCTCGGCGAACGGCCCTTCCTCATGCTCGGCACGAAAGCCCAGCACTCCCCCGGCTCCGCCGACACCACCTGGTCACGCGACTGGCCCCGCCTCAACGGCTGGAAACGCTGGCTCACCGTCGCCGACGCCGGCCACTTCACCTTCATCGACCTGCCCGTCCTGGGCGCCCAGGCCGGCATCACCGACCCCAGCGCACCCCTGCCCGGCAAGCGATCGGGCGAGATCACCACCGCGTACGTGGGCGCCTTCTTCGACCAGCACCTCCGCGACCGGCCCCAGCCCCTCCTCGACGGCCCCTCCACCGCCAACCCCGAAGTGACCTTCCACAACCCCTGA
- a CDS encoding MarR family winged helix-turn-helix transcriptional regulator → MDFDQADSINQAVRLLSLRHRARIAELLAPLGLHPGQEALLLELARTGPMIQAQLSDALGVERPSVTLMARKLETAGHIRRTPAPDDQRATVVELTDAGRALTDQVKQLWRTLAQETVTGLDAETAARLPALLRTMAGNVDTRRPHRRRTGPAHDGT, encoded by the coding sequence ATGGACTTCGACCAGGCCGACAGCATCAACCAGGCCGTCCGCCTGCTCAGCCTGCGCCACCGCGCCAGGATCGCCGAACTCCTGGCCCCCCTCGGGCTGCACCCCGGGCAAGAAGCGCTCCTGCTCGAGCTCGCCCGCACCGGCCCCATGATCCAGGCCCAGCTCAGCGACGCCCTCGGCGTCGAACGGCCCAGCGTCACCCTCATGGCCCGCAAGCTCGAAACCGCCGGCCACATCCGGCGCACCCCCGCCCCCGACGACCAGCGCGCCACTGTCGTCGAACTCACCGACGCCGGCCGGGCCCTCACCGACCAGGTCAAACAGCTCTGGCGCACCCTCGCGCAGGAAACCGTCACCGGCCTGGACGCCGAGACAGCGGCGCGACTGCCCGCCCTCCTCAGGACCATGGCGGGCAACGTCGACACCAGACGCCCCCACAGGCGCCGGACCGGCCCGGCCCACGACGGGACCTGA
- the wrbA gene encoding NAD(P)H:quinone oxidoreductase yields the protein MTAKIAVIYYSATGTVHALAQAVADGAASAGAQVRLRRVAELASATAIARNPRWRRHAEATAAIAEASLEDLAWADAYAFGTPTRFGAPAAQLKQFIDQADGLWQEGGLADKPVTAFTSAYHRHGGNEATILSLGNVFYHWGALIVPPGFTGPAVHAAGGNPYGASAVTGPTGDDLASAALEAARHQGRRLAAVTARLLAGGHATGNATGLETAARGA from the coding sequence ATGACCGCGAAGATCGCCGTCATCTACTACAGCGCGACAGGCACCGTGCACGCCCTCGCCCAGGCCGTCGCCGACGGCGCCGCCTCCGCCGGGGCCCAGGTGCGGCTGCGGCGGGTCGCCGAGCTGGCGTCCGCCACCGCGATCGCCCGCAACCCGCGGTGGCGGCGGCACGCCGAGGCCACCGCGGCGATCGCCGAGGCCTCGCTCGAGGACCTGGCCTGGGCCGACGCGTACGCGTTCGGGACGCCGACCCGGTTCGGCGCGCCGGCCGCGCAGCTCAAGCAGTTCATCGACCAGGCGGACGGGCTGTGGCAGGAAGGCGGCCTGGCCGACAAGCCGGTCACCGCCTTCACCTCGGCCTACCACCGGCACGGCGGCAACGAGGCCACGATCCTGTCGCTGGGCAACGTGTTCTACCACTGGGGCGCGCTGATCGTCCCGCCCGGGTTCACCGGCCCGGCCGTGCACGCCGCCGGCGGCAACCCCTACGGCGCCTCCGCCGTGACCGGCCCCACCGGGGACGACCTGGCGAGCGCGGCACTGGAGGCCGCCCGCCACCAGGGACGGCGGCTGGCCGCCGTCACGGCCCGGCTGCTGGCGGGCGGCCACGCCACCGGCAACGCCACTGGGCTCGAGACGGCCGCGCGCGGCGCGTGA
- a CDS encoding MFS transporter gives MTSRPTTAIHARPRTGPARMTLALVSACQFMVILDSSIVNVALPSIDRELGFASTGLAWVVNGYLLTFAGLMLLGGRAADLFGRRRALTAGLVLFTASSLAAGLAAVPAVLVAARLTQGVGAALLAPATLAVINTGFAEGRERARALGAWSAAGGVGGMAGALAGGALTTGLSWRWVFLINVPVGVALIATAVRALPGTRTAGREGLDLAGAVTGTAGLAALIYGIMHGAGHGWTSAPVLAPVAAGLLLLAVFAVVEARFAAQPMMPPRLLRSRGVAAGTGSLLLFGGITIAMWYFTSLFLQNVLGYGALRAGLGQTPAAVTFMVVARAAGVLLPRAGVRPLILAGGACFVAGFGWLAQAGAGSGYLTAVLGPTLLVATGIGLVFPTLMAATTAGAPGGDAGAAGGLAQTAGQAGGSLGLAVLATAATQASAGGSSPAALAAGYDRVFLIAAGLGAAVAAAGLLLPRRPPPPAQR, from the coding sequence GTGACTTCCCGACCCACCACGGCGATCCACGCCCGCCCGCGCACCGGCCCCGCCCGGATGACGCTGGCGCTGGTGTCCGCCTGCCAGTTCATGGTGATCCTGGACTCCTCCATCGTGAACGTCGCGCTGCCCTCGATCGACCGGGAGCTCGGCTTCGCCTCCACCGGCCTGGCCTGGGTGGTGAACGGCTACCTGCTCACCTTCGCCGGTCTGATGCTGCTGGGCGGGCGCGCCGCCGACCTGTTCGGCCGGCGCCGGGCCCTGACCGCCGGGCTGGTGCTGTTCACCGCGTCCAGCCTGGCCGCCGGCCTGGCGGCCGTCCCCGCGGTGCTGGTGGCGGCCCGCCTCACGCAGGGCGTGGGAGCGGCGCTGCTGGCCCCGGCGACCCTGGCCGTGATCAACACCGGCTTCGCCGAGGGCCGCGAACGCGCCCGCGCGCTCGGCGCGTGGTCGGCCGCGGGTGGCGTCGGCGGCATGGCCGGCGCCCTCGCGGGCGGCGCCCTGACCACCGGCCTGTCGTGGCGGTGGGTCTTCCTGATCAACGTGCCGGTCGGCGTGGCACTGATCGCCACGGCGGTGCGGGCGCTGCCGGGCACCAGGACCGCCGGGCGGGAAGGGCTCGACCTGGCCGGCGCGGTCACCGGCACGGCGGGGCTGGCCGCGCTGATCTACGGGATCATGCACGGCGCCGGGCACGGCTGGACGTCGGCGCCGGTGCTCGCGCCGGTCGCGGCGGGCCTGCTCCTGCTCGCCGTCTTCGCCGTGGTCGAGGCGCGGTTCGCGGCCCAGCCGATGATGCCGCCGCGGCTGCTGCGCTCGCGCGGGGTGGCCGCCGGCACCGGCTCGCTGCTGCTGTTCGGCGGGATCACCATCGCCATGTGGTACTTCACCTCGCTGTTCCTGCAGAACGTGCTCGGCTACGGCGCGTTGCGGGCGGGGCTCGGGCAGACGCCCGCGGCGGTGACGTTCATGGTGGTCGCGCGGGCGGCCGGCGTCCTGCTGCCGCGCGCCGGCGTGCGGCCGCTGATCCTGGCGGGCGGCGCCTGCTTCGTGGCCGGGTTCGGCTGGCTCGCCCAGGCCGGCGCCGGCAGCGGCTACCTCACCGCCGTCCTCGGCCCGACCCTGCTCGTCGCCACCGGGATCGGGCTGGTCTTCCCCACCCTCATGGCCGCCACCACCGCCGGCGCGCCGGGTGGCGACGCCGGCGCCGCCGGCGGCCTGGCCCAGACCGCCGGGCAGGCGGGCGGATCGCTGGGGCTGGCGGTGCTCGCCACCGCCGCGACCCAGGCGTCGGCCGGCGGGAGCTCCCCGGCGGCCCTCGCCGCCGGCTACGACCGGGTCTTCCTCATCGCGGCCGGGCTCGGTGCGGCCGTCGCGGCGGCCGGCCTGCTGCTGCCACGCCGGCCGCCGCCCCCCGCGCAGCGCTGA
- a CDS encoding alpha/beta fold hydrolase, with product MSDDFLLHVVQDGPPEAPPLLLVHGSGASGACWEPVVAALAERRRVIRVDLPGCGQSPPASSYGVPEQAGEVAAALDGLGAGAVDVVGHSSGGYVATALAERRRDLVRSLVLVSTGPVPEALSPQPLLLRALLAPPFGPLVWRVRSAAMIRRGISVTAAGPVRVPEGLVADVRGMSYRTMRAVLRGNGAYIAAKGVPERLAGLGVPVLVVFGAADPRWDPVSARRYEVVPGARVEMLPGVGHMPMLEAPEKVAGLVLGFVAPGR from the coding sequence ATGAGTGACGACTTTCTGCTGCATGTGGTCCAGGACGGCCCGCCTGAGGCGCCGCCGCTGCTGCTCGTTCACGGGTCGGGGGCGTCGGGGGCCTGCTGGGAGCCGGTCGTCGCGGCGCTGGCGGAGCGGCGGCGGGTGATCCGGGTCGATCTGCCGGGCTGTGGCCAGTCGCCGCCGGCGTCCTCGTACGGGGTGCCCGAGCAGGCGGGCGAGGTGGCGGCGGCGCTGGACGGCCTGGGGGCCGGGGCCGTGGACGTGGTGGGGCACTCCAGCGGCGGGTACGTCGCGACGGCGCTGGCGGAGCGGCGGCGCGATCTGGTGCGGTCGCTGGTGCTGGTCAGCACCGGTCCGGTGCCGGAGGCGCTGTCGCCGCAGCCGTTGCTGCTGCGGGCGCTGCTGGCCCCGCCCTTCGGGCCGCTGGTGTGGCGGGTGCGTTCGGCGGCGATGATCCGGCGGGGGATCAGCGTGACGGCGGCCGGCCCGGTGCGGGTCCCTGAGGGGCTGGTGGCCGATGTGCGCGGGATGTCGTACCGGACGATGAGGGCGGTGCTGCGCGGCAACGGGGCCTACATCGCGGCGAAGGGAGTGCCTGAACGGCTGGCCGGGCTGGGGGTGCCGGTGCTGGTGGTGTTCGGCGCGGCCGATCCCCGGTGGGATCCGGTGTCGGCGCGCCGCTACGAGGTGGTGCCGGGCGCCCGGGTGGAGATGTTGCCCGGCGTCGGGCACATGCCGATGCTGGAGGCGCCGGAGAAGGTGGCCGGGCTGGTGCTGGGGTTCGTGGCGCCGGGCCGTTGA
- a CDS encoding helix-turn-helix domain-containing protein yields MPVAASWDWARVEVAVPGAGVRLPGVAMAGFRQRVASAAELAMVAHPSVTVLVDLSDDGAVVFESGGRRVRGSAVIGLLPGQVRAAGPGTGDCLQVRLEPAVAAAVLGGAAELSGSVVPLEEVWGHDAARLRERLRAASSWQARFVVVAELLARRLEAGPAVDAEVGHVWGRLLRSRGRLRVDGLAQEVGWSRQRLWSRFRAQVGLSPKRAARLVRFDRAARLLAAGRPPAGVAAHAGYVDQSHLHREVRTFTGLTPAEVAAAPWLGIDEVAWPATP; encoded by the coding sequence ATGCCGGTGGCGGCGTCGTGGGACTGGGCGCGGGTGGAGGTGGCGGTCCCGGGCGCGGGGGTCCGGTTGCCTGGGGTCGCCATGGCGGGGTTCCGGCAGCGGGTGGCGTCGGCGGCGGAGCTGGCGATGGTGGCGCACCCGTCCGTGACGGTGCTGGTGGACCTGAGCGACGACGGGGCCGTGGTGTTCGAGTCGGGCGGGCGGCGGGTGCGCGGCAGCGCGGTGATCGGGTTGCTGCCCGGGCAGGTGCGGGCGGCCGGGCCCGGGACCGGTGACTGCCTGCAGGTGCGGCTTGAGCCCGCAGTGGCGGCCGCGGTGCTGGGCGGGGCGGCGGAGCTGAGCGGGTCGGTGGTCCCGCTGGAGGAGGTGTGGGGACACGACGCCGCGCGGCTGCGGGAACGGTTGCGCGCGGCGAGTTCGTGGCAGGCCAGGTTCGTCGTCGTAGCGGAGCTGCTGGCCCGGCGGCTGGAGGCGGGCCCGGCGGTGGACGCCGAGGTGGGGCACGTGTGGGGGCGGTTGCTGCGCAGCCGGGGGCGGCTGCGGGTCGACGGGCTGGCGCAGGAGGTGGGGTGGAGCCGCCAGCGGCTGTGGTCGCGGTTCCGGGCACAGGTGGGCCTCTCACCGAAACGGGCGGCGCGGCTGGTGCGCTTCGATCGCGCGGCTCGCCTGCTGGCGGCGGGCCGCCCCCCGGCGGGGGTGGCCGCGCACGCCGGGTACGTCGACCAGTCGCACCTGCATCGGGAGGTGCGGACGTTCACGGGACTGACGCCGGCGGAGGTGGCGGCGGCGCCGTGGCTGGGGATCGACGAGGTGGCGTGGCCGGCGACACCTTGA
- a CDS encoding FUSC family protein, translating to MHRARHAAAAAVNAAWQTLLRAGNGRPELRRLLARAESAAARAPRGTQADQLAAWARDLRKGHPVPVPPAAGPSATAAELAELAGVAAEQHIPDGARTARDVLRDVAGRWRVLLMVFAGAAAAGWASTALGVGRPYWAVVTAAAVFAANTTMSWSRAVQRTVGNLLGVALFTLLAPVAGLGAVALVAAVLALQFVTEAAITRNYWLGSVFVTPMAILMTEFAGTRPVPVLVADRWLDSCLGAAAGLAACVLLRDRRAAGRVHDGLRRLERLVAEPRPAADRLRGALVELREAADLAAGEWRGAPLPEERIAAAERAGHRRLAELTI from the coding sequence GTGCACCGCGCCCGCCACGCCGCCGCCGCGGCCGTCAACGCCGCCTGGCAGACCCTCCTGCGCGCCGGCAACGGCCGCCCGGAGCTGCGCCGCCTGCTGGCCAGGGCCGAGTCCGCCGCCGCCCGCGCCCCGCGCGGCACCCAGGCGGACCAGCTCGCGGCATGGGCGCGCGACCTGCGCAAGGGACACCCGGTGCCCGTCCCGCCCGCCGCCGGCCCGTCGGCCACAGCCGCCGAGCTGGCCGAGCTGGCCGGCGTCGCCGCCGAGCAGCACATCCCGGACGGCGCCCGCACCGCCCGGGACGTGCTGCGGGACGTGGCGGGGCGGTGGCGGGTGCTGCTCATGGTGTTCGCCGGCGCGGCGGCCGCCGGGTGGGCGTCGACCGCGCTCGGCGTGGGCCGGCCGTACTGGGCGGTGGTGACGGCGGCCGCGGTGTTCGCGGCCAACACCACCATGTCCTGGAGCCGGGCCGTGCAGCGGACGGTCGGCAACCTGCTCGGGGTGGCGCTGTTCACGCTGCTGGCGCCGGTGGCCGGGCTCGGCGCGGTGGCGCTGGTGGCGGCGGTGCTGGCGCTGCAGTTCGTGACGGAGGCGGCGATCACCCGTAACTACTGGCTGGGCAGCGTGTTCGTCACCCCCATGGCGATCTTGATGACGGAGTTCGCGGGGACACGGCCGGTGCCCGTGCTGGTGGCCGACCGCTGGCTGGACAGCTGTCTCGGCGCGGCGGCCGGTCTCGCGGCATGCGTGCTGCTGCGCGACCGGCGGGCGGCGGGCCGCGTCCACGACGGCCTGCGACGGCTGGAACGCCTGGTCGCCGAGCCCCGTCCGGCCGCCGACCGGCTGCGCGGCGCGCTGGTGGAGCTGCGCGAGGCCGCCGACCTCGCGGCGGGCGAGTGGCGCGGCGCGCCGCTGCCGGAGGAACGCATCGCCGCGGCCGAACGGGCCGGGCACCGCCGCCTGGCCGAGCTCACCATCTGA